In Elaeis guineensis isolate ETL-2024a chromosome 1, EG11, whole genome shotgun sequence, a genomic segment contains:
- the LOC105037726 gene encoding cytochrome P450 71A1: MSPSLQLPFELVLLLFLPFLLLLSFKQSFSKKARLPPSPPKFPFIGNLHQLGPLPHRSLQALAEKHGPLMLLHLGQVPTLIVSSAEMAREIMRTHDHIFASRPPMKVAKILLFDAMDIGLAPYGEHWRYARKLCIVHLLSNKKVQSFRLSREEEVAFMIKNISRASITPDPVNVSEILYAFANDMLCRVVSGKFFREGGRNKLFRELIRENSVLTGGFHLGDYFPSLEWTDVFFGMCARARRNAERWSGVLDDVIKEHADQVKDETHEKDFVDVLLSLQKDPGVDLALTKEDIKALLVDMFGAGTDTSYIVLEWAMAELVRNLQAMKKLQDEVRGIATEKGLVREEDLSELRYLKAVIKEVLRLHPPVPLLLPRESMDDCRIEGYEIPRRTRVIVNSWAIGRDPKVWEAPEEFRPERFMGNQIDFKGNDFQFIPFGSGRRICPGMNFAISTVELALANLIQCFDWELPHGMAKEDLDMIEAPGTTNPMKKRLHLVAKPRGYYVDL; encoded by the exons ATGTCTCCCTCCTTGCAACTTCCCTTCGAGCTGGTTCTCTtgctcttcctcccctttctgcTGCTTCTTAGCTTCAAACAATCCTTTTCCAAGAAGGCCAGACTACCACCATCACCCCCAAAGTTTCCTTTCATAGGAAACCTCCACCAGTTGGGTCCTCTCCCTCATCGGTCACTCCAAGCTCTGGCAGAGAAGCATGGACCACTCATGCTTCTCCATCTCGGCCAGGTGCCCACCCTCATCGTTTCATCCGCCGAGATGGCCCGGGAGATCATGAGAACTCATGATCACATCTTTGCTAGCCGCCCTCCTATGAAGGTTGCTAAGATCCTTTTGTTTGATGCCATGGACATCGGCTTGGCACCATACGGTGAGCACTGGAGGTATGCAAGGAAGCTTTGCATCGTCCACCTCCTTAGCAATAAAAAGGTGCAATCTTTTCGGCTCTCGAGGGAAGAAGAAGTAGCCTTTATGATCAAGAACATCTCTCGAGCTTCTATTACACCCGATCCTGTGAACGTAAGTGAGATCTTGTATGCCTTCGCAAATGATATGCTCTGCAGAGTTGTGTCAGGGAAATTCTTTAGAGAAGGTGGGAGGAACAAACTGTTTCGCGAATTGATAAGGGAGAATTCCGTTCTGACTGGAGGATTCCATTTGGGGGACTACTTCCCTTCGTTGGAATGGACGGACGTGTTCTTTGGGATGTGCGCGAGGGCCAGGAGAAATGCTGAGAGATGGAGTGGTGTTCTTGACGACGTGATCAAGGAACACGCGGATCAAGTGAAGGATGAGACGCATGAGAAGGACTTTGTGGATGTGTTGTTGTCCCTTCAGAAGGATCCCGGTGTGGACTTGGCCCTCACAAAAGAAGATATCAAGGCGCTCTTAGTG GATATGTTTGGTGCTGGAACCGATACATCTTACATAGTCTTAGAATGGGCCATGGCAGAGCTTGTTCGAAACTTGCAGGCGATGAAGAAGTTGCAAGATGAGGTTCGAGGCATAGCTACAGAAAAAGGCTTGGTCAGAGAGGAGGATTTAAGTGAGCTGAGGTATTTAAAAGCTGTGATAAAGGAAGTTCTAAGATTACACCCTCCTGTTCCATTATTGCTTCCAAGAGAATCCATGGATGATTGTCGCatagagggctatgaaattcctAGAAGAACAAGAGTAATTGTGAACAGTTGGGCCATTGGTAGAGATCCAAAAGTTTGGGAGGCACCAGAAGAATTCCGACCTGAGAGATTCATGGGTAATCAAATTGATTTCAAGGGGAATGACTTCCAATTCATTCCATTTGGATCTGGCCGACGAATTTGCCCTGGTATGAACTTTGCGATTTCTACGGTGGAGCTTGCACTAGCAAATTTGATACAATGTTTTGACTGGGAGTTGCCTCATGGCATGGCAAAGGAGGATCTAGATATGATTGAAGCTCCTGGCACCACAAACCCAATGAAAAAAAGGCTTCACCTGGTTGCAAAACCACGTGGCTACTACGTGGACCTATGA